From Spartinivicinus ruber, the proteins below share one genomic window:
- a CDS encoding XrtA/PEP-CTERM system-associated ATPase has product MYETFYNLTSKPFQLSPDPRFFFNSRGHSRAMSYLRYGLGQCEGFIIITGDIGTGKTTLIRNLFAELDQTRIIAANIVTTRLGADDLIKMITSAFNLPYEGMSKTALLRQFEEFLRECDRRGKRVLLVVDEVQNLPAASVEELRMLSNFQINNQPLLQSFLLGQQEFRQTIQSQGMEQLRQRVIASCHLGGLDESETREYIIHRMKHVGWDNDPVIPEQSFIDIHQLTDGVPRRINVFCDRLLLFGYLEETHELTPDVVKMVAEEMKEEVSSPFNAVKKVPASMEHDIAQEMQKLQQIAQQVTSPSEQPVTGEYSEGLEVADPNKIQNIRYTIESLEIAIASRLNTLKQLVDSIEK; this is encoded by the coding sequence ATGTACGAGACTTTTTATAACCTAACCAGTAAGCCTTTTCAGCTAAGCCCTGATCCACGATTTTTCTTTAATAGTCGTGGCCATAGTCGGGCAATGTCCTATTTACGCTATGGTCTTGGTCAGTGTGAAGGTTTTATTATTATTACGGGTGATATTGGTACTGGTAAAACAACCTTAATCCGTAATTTATTTGCTGAGCTTGACCAAACTCGTATTATTGCTGCCAATATTGTCACTACCCGGCTGGGTGCTGATGACTTAATTAAAATGATTACTTCTGCTTTTAATTTACCTTATGAAGGTATGAGTAAAACTGCTTTACTACGACAGTTTGAAGAATTTCTACGAGAATGTGATCGCCGAGGTAAGCGAGTGTTACTGGTGGTGGATGAGGTACAAAATCTACCGGCTGCTTCTGTTGAAGAATTACGGATGCTTTCCAACTTTCAAATTAATAATCAGCCTTTATTACAAAGCTTTTTACTGGGTCAACAGGAGTTTAGGCAGACAATTCAGTCTCAGGGAATGGAGCAATTAAGGCAGCGGGTAATTGCTTCTTGCCACTTAGGTGGGCTTGATGAAAGTGAAACCCGGGAATATATAATCCATCGAATGAAACATGTGGGTTGGGATAATGACCCGGTTATTCCAGAGCAAAGTTTTATTGACATTCATCAACTGACTGATGGAGTGCCTCGGCGAATCAATGTATTTTGTGACCGATTACTACTATTCGGCTATTTAGAAGAAACCCATGAGTTAACACCAGATGTTGTTAAAATGGTGGCAGAAGAAATGAAAGAAGAGGTTTCGTCGCCTTTTAACGCTGTAAAAAAAGTGCCAGCTTCAATGGAGCATGATATTGCTCAAGAGATGCAAAAATTGCAACAAATTGCTCAACAGGTGACAAGCCCTTCAGAACAGCCAGTAACTGGAGAGTATTCAGAAGGACTTGAAGTGGCTGATCCAAACAAAATTCAAAATATTCGCTACACAATTGAATCCTTGGAGATAGCTATTGCCAGTCGTCTTAATACCCTTAAACAGTTAGTTGATAGTATAGAAAAATAG
- a CDS encoding XrtA system polysaccharide deacetylase, with translation MQSIVNAMSVDVEDYFQVSAFEKTIQRSDWDNLPKRVELNTQRILELFAKHQIKATFFTLGWVAERFPQLIRTIIAEGHELANHGYGHLRATSQTPAEFREDICKAKQLLEDISGKAVVGYRAPSYSISKDNLWVHDALLETGHQYSSSIYPIHHDLYGIPDAPRFKYQCDNGLWEIPITTVKVSQKNLPFGGGGYFRLYPYWLSRWGIKQLNNKEGQSAVFYFHPWEIDAEQPKQNNISFKTKFRHYLCLSRMELRLTNLLKDFKWDTMQNVFLPQLATGNNRE, from the coding sequence ATGCAGTCGATTGTCAATGCAATGAGTGTTGATGTAGAAGATTACTTTCAGGTTTCAGCCTTTGAAAAGACTATTCAACGCTCTGATTGGGATAATCTACCTAAGCGAGTTGAACTAAATACCCAACGAATTCTAGAGTTGTTTGCCAAACATCAAATTAAAGCTACCTTTTTTACCTTAGGTTGGGTTGCAGAGCGATTTCCACAGCTCATTCGTACGATAATTGCTGAGGGACATGAGCTTGCAAACCATGGCTATGGGCATTTACGGGCAACTAGTCAAACACCTGCAGAGTTTAGAGAAGATATCTGTAAGGCCAAGCAGTTATTGGAAGATATAAGCGGCAAAGCAGTTGTAGGCTACCGAGCGCCAAGCTACTCCATCAGTAAAGATAATTTATGGGTGCATGATGCATTACTAGAGACAGGGCACCAATACAGTTCCAGTATTTATCCTATTCACCATGATCTTTACGGTATTCCGGATGCCCCTCGTTTTAAATATCAATGTGACAATGGGTTATGGGAAATTCCTATTACAACTGTAAAAGTGAGTCAGAAAAATTTACCTTTTGGTGGTGGTGGGTATTTTCGCCTATATCCGTATTGGTTGTCCCGTTGGGGTATAAAGCAATTAAATAACAAAGAAGGGCAGTCGGCAGTTTTTTATTTTCACCCTTGGGAAATAGATGCTGAACAGCCTAAACAGAATAATATTAGCTTTAAAACTAAATTTCGCCATTACCTTTGTTTAAGTCGAATGGAATTGAGACTGACTAATTTATTAAAGGACTTTAAGTGGGATACGATGCAAAACGTGTTTTTACCTCAGTTAGCTACGGGTAATAATCGTGAATGA
- a CDS encoding FemAB family XrtA/PEP-CTERM system-associated protein, producing MNDLVIEELSNESDIAAWNAYVEQSAQATFFHRAEWRDVIKQSFGHNSYYLQAKQSGQIVGVLPLGHVASWLFGNALISVPFCVYGGVVADNSAIQRALLDKAVELAKQLQVDYLELRNQQAITIEGWQEKSLYVTFCKTISDNDEENLKAIPRKQRAMVRKGIKSELTTTVEHSVENFFQAYSTSVRNLGTPVFPKKYFKVLLEAFTNDADVVTINDKHGNLVASVLSFYFKNQVLPYYGGGTDLARQVAGNDYMYWQLMCHAVEKGKHVFDFGRSKQDTGAYSFKKNWGFSAEPLSYQYYLVKAKALPNVSPTNPKYQLFIKLWQKLPLAVSQLLGPMIAKNLG from the coding sequence GTGAATGATTTGGTGATTGAAGAACTTTCAAACGAAAGCGATATAGCTGCATGGAATGCTTATGTCGAGCAATCAGCACAAGCAACTTTTTTTCATCGGGCTGAGTGGCGAGATGTTATAAAACAGTCATTTGGTCATAACAGTTATTATTTACAAGCTAAACAAAGTGGTCAAATTGTGGGGGTTTTACCTTTGGGCCATGTTGCTAGTTGGCTATTTGGTAATGCATTAATTTCAGTGCCTTTTTGTGTTTATGGTGGTGTAGTAGCTGATAATTCGGCGATTCAGCGAGCACTGCTTGATAAAGCGGTCGAGCTTGCTAAACAATTACAAGTAGATTACCTGGAGTTAAGAAACCAACAGGCTATTACTATAGAAGGCTGGCAAGAAAAGTCGCTCTATGTAACTTTTTGCAAAACCATTAGTGATAATGATGAAGAAAATTTAAAGGCTATTCCACGAAAACAACGAGCGATGGTAAGAAAAGGGATTAAGTCTGAATTAACAACAACAGTTGAACACTCTGTTGAAAATTTTTTTCAGGCATATTCAACTAGTGTTAGAAATTTGGGAACACCTGTATTTCCTAAAAAATACTTTAAAGTGCTACTAGAAGCTTTTACTAATGATGCTGATGTAGTCACTATCAATGATAAACATGGTAATTTAGTGGCAAGTGTTCTCAGTTTTTATTTTAAAAATCAGGTTTTGCCTTACTATGGGGGCGGCACTGACTTAGCCAGACAAGTGGCAGGTAATGATTATATGTATTGGCAGCTGATGTGCCATGCAGTTGAAAAAGGCAAGCATGTTTTTGACTTTGGACGCAGTAAACAGGATACAGGGGCTTACAGTTTTAAGAAAAATTGGGGTTTTAGTGCAGAGCCTTTGAGTTATCAATATTACCTAGTAAAAGCAAAAGCATTGCCTAACGTCAGTCCAACTAACCCTAAATACCAGCTATTTATCAAGCTATGGCAAAAATTGCCGCTTGCTGTTAGTCAATTACTTGGGCCAATGATTGCTAAGAATTTGGGGTAA
- the wecB gene encoding non-hydrolyzing UDP-N-acetylglucosamine 2-epimerase produces the protein MTVTKTLICVVGARPNFMKIAPIVRVLKAKAPSLKLVLIHTGQHYDQTMKAQFFDQLGIPEPDKDLEVGAGSLAVQTAEIMKRFEPEADHYKPDAVLVVGDVNSTIACALVSAQKKIRVVHVEAGLRSRDRTMPEEINRVLTDQLSDRLYTTEKLAEDNLVAEGITRDKIVFAGNVMIDTLKYNLSQAKHPSELLANNYSVIEKAGQYALLTLHRPSNVDNPEILQKLLVFIKEAADKIPVVFPIHPRTHKNIQRFKLTSLLEHPQIVTLAPVGYLEMLGLMSNSKLVLTDSGGVQEETTALGIPCLTLRENTERPITVSAGTNTIVGSDIPLVRKELDQILQTGGKAGRVPELWDGNAAERIAEDLLAWL, from the coding sequence ATGACGGTAACAAAAACTTTAATCTGTGTGGTTGGAGCAAGACCAAACTTCATGAAAATTGCTCCAATTGTTAGGGTATTAAAAGCGAAAGCACCGAGCTTAAAGCTGGTACTTATTCATACTGGTCAGCATTATGACCAAACGATGAAAGCGCAATTTTTTGATCAGCTTGGGATTCCAGAGCCTGACAAAGACTTAGAAGTAGGAGCCGGCTCACTAGCGGTACAAACAGCAGAAATAATGAAACGCTTTGAGCCTGAGGCGGATCATTATAAGCCAGACGCAGTATTAGTGGTAGGGGATGTAAATTCTACAATTGCTTGTGCGCTGGTGTCTGCCCAGAAGAAAATTCGTGTTGTACATGTAGAGGCAGGTTTAAGAAGTCGCGACCGTACAATGCCAGAAGAAATCAATCGTGTTTTAACCGACCAGCTTTCTGATCGGCTTTATACAACAGAAAAACTGGCCGAAGATAATTTGGTGGCAGAAGGTATTACACGAGATAAAATCGTTTTTGCCGGTAACGTAATGATTGATACTTTGAAGTATAATCTTTCCCAAGCTAAACATCCTTCTGAGTTATTGGCAAACAATTATTCAGTAATTGAAAAAGCAGGTCAGTATGCTCTACTAACATTGCATCGTCCTTCTAATGTCGATAATCCTGAGATACTGCAAAAATTATTAGTTTTTATTAAAGAAGCTGCAGATAAAATTCCTGTTGTTTTTCCTATTCATCCACGTACACATAAAAATATTCAACGTTTTAAGTTAACATCTTTGCTTGAACATCCACAGATAGTTACACTGGCACCTGTTGGCTATCTTGAAATGTTAGGTTTAATGAGTAATTCGAAGTTGGTTTTAACTGACTCTGGTGGTGTCCAGGAAGAAACTACTGCACTCGGCATTCCATGCCTAACATTACGTGAAAATACCGAACGACCCATTACTGTGTCGGCAGGGACTAACACGATAGTAGGTTCTGATATTCCTTTAGTAAGAAAAGAGCTGGATCAAATTTTACAAACTGGTGGCAAAGCAGGTAGAGTCCCAGAATTATGGGACGGAAATGCTGCAGAGCGTATTGCTGAAGACCTGTTAGCTTGGCTTTAA